The Neobacillus sp. PS3-34 genome has a window encoding:
- a CDS encoding TetR/AcrR family transcriptional regulator: MAHQLFIEKGFQATSIQDILEYSGISKGTFYNYFSSKNELLMALFNTLIKKMEKDRNELLIGQNPSDIDIFIKQIELQITSNRTNKLISLFEEVVFSNDLELREFIKKVQLKMIGWLYQRFIDIFGENHKPYLLDCAVMFQGVLQYNLKYNAIAYGSIFNIQKIVRYSVKRVIQMVAEVEEAGDYLLQPELLDNWLPNCKKTGQRFTRSFSILF; this comes from the coding sequence ATGGCACATCAACTTTTTATTGAAAAAGGTTTTCAAGCTACGTCTATTCAAGATATTTTGGAGTATAGCGGAATTTCGAAAGGGACATTTTATAATTATTTTTCATCCAAGAACGAATTATTGATGGCCCTTTTTAACACACTTATCAAAAAGATGGAAAAGGACCGGAATGAATTGCTCATTGGCCAGAACCCTTCTGATATAGACATTTTTATTAAACAAATTGAATTGCAAATAACGTCTAATAGAACAAATAAGTTAATTTCTCTTTTTGAAGAAGTCGTTTTTTCCAATGATTTGGAACTAAGGGAGTTTATAAAAAAAGTTCAATTGAAGATGATTGGCTGGCTTTACCAGCGGTTTATAGATATTTTCGGTGAAAATCACAAACCCTATTTGTTAGATTGTGCGGTCATGTTTCAGGGAGTTTTACAGTATAATCTAAAATATAATGCAATTGCATATGGATCGATTTTCAACATCCAGAAAATAGTCCGTTATAGTGTAAAGCGGGTCATCCAGATGGTTGCCGAGGTGGAAGAAGCTGGCGATTACTTATTACAGCCCGAGCTTTTAGACAACTGGCTCCCAAATTGTAAAAAAACTGGCCAGCGTTTCACCAGAAGCTTCAGTATACTGTTTTAG